A genome region from Streptomyces sp. NBC_01296 includes the following:
- the rpmG gene encoding 50S ribosomal protein L33 — MARNVIRPVVRLKSTAGTGTTYTTRKSTRNTPDRLVLRKYDPLAGRHVAFREER; from the coding sequence GTGGCACGCAACGTCATACGCCCCGTCGTCCGGCTGAAGTCGACGGCCGGGACCGGAACCACCTACACGACGCGGAAGAGCACCCGGAACACCCCCGACCGGCTGGTCCTGCGGAAGTACGACCCGCTGGCGGGCAGGCACGTCGCCTTCCGAGAGGAACGCTGA
- a CDS encoding type B 50S ribosomal protein L31 translates to MKPRIHPESRSVVFRDRAADVAFLTRSTAHPSGTIEWEDGKTYPLVDVEISSASHPQYTGTSRIVDTEGRVERFNRRYGR, encoded by the coding sequence ATGAAGCCCCGTATCCACCCCGAATCCCGCTCCGTCGTCTTCCGCGACCGCGCAGCCGACGTGGCGTTCCTGACCCGGTCGACCGCCCACCCGTCGGGAACGATCGAGTGGGAGGACGGCAAGACCTACCCGCTGGTCGACGTGGAGATCTCGTCGGCGAGCCACCCGCAGTACACGGGGACCTCAAGGATCGTGGACACCGAGGGCCGCGTGGAGCGCTTCAACCGTCGCTACGGCCGCTGA
- a CDS encoding winged helix-turn-helix transcriptional regulator gives MVTKQFGDSPDEADLRRADSLGREIFSDVANKWALLIIEALGERTLRFSELRDQVDGISHKMLTQNLRMLERYGLLERTVYPTVPPRVEYTLTEPGQALRVTIDGLCDWTHRYFRHIESSRRRFDS, from the coding sequence ATGGTGACCAAGCAGTTCGGGGACTCGCCCGACGAAGCGGACCTGAGGCGCGCGGACTCCCTGGGACGGGAGATATTCTCCGACGTCGCCAACAAATGGGCGCTCCTCATCATCGAGGCCCTCGGCGAGCGCACCCTGCGCTTCAGCGAGCTGCGGGACCAGGTCGACGGCATCAGCCACAAGATGCTCACCCAGAACCTGCGCATGCTGGAGCGCTACGGCCTGCTCGAGCGGACCGTGTACCCCACCGTGCCGCCGCGGGTCGAGTACACCCTCACCGAACCGGGCCAGGCCCTGCGCGTGACGATCGACGGCCTCTGTGACTGGACCCACCGGTACTTCCGGCACATCGAGTCCTCCCGCCGCCGCTTCGACTCGTGA
- a CDS encoding TetR/AcrR family transcriptional regulator: MDDGGRGAGSAAGSKRKDARRNQQTLLEAAAAVFVASGVEAPVRDIAAAAGVGMGTIYRHFPTRADLVIAVYRHQVDACAEAGPALLAAGPSPHAALERWADLFVDFLVTKHGLAAAMQADHSGFEALHAYFLDRLVPVCTQLLDAAAAAGEIRSDLTAYPLMRGIGNLCIGAESDPRYDARQLVALLVAGLRRPC, translated from the coding sequence GTGGACGACGGCGGACGGGGCGCGGGAAGCGCCGCCGGATCGAAGCGCAAGGACGCCCGGCGCAATCAACAGACCCTGCTGGAGGCGGCCGCCGCGGTGTTCGTCGCCTCGGGGGTGGAAGCGCCGGTGCGGGACATCGCGGCTGCCGCCGGGGTCGGGATGGGCACGATCTACCGGCACTTCCCCACCCGGGCGGACCTCGTCATCGCCGTCTACCGCCACCAGGTCGACGCCTGCGCCGAGGCCGGCCCGGCCCTGCTGGCGGCCGGCCCGTCACCGCACGCCGCCCTCGAACGGTGGGCCGACCTCTTCGTCGACTTCCTCGTCACCAAACACGGCCTCGCGGCCGCGATGCAGGCCGACCATTCCGGCTTCGAGGCGCTGCACGCCTACTTCCTGGACCGCCTGGTGCCGGTGTGCACCCAGCTCCTCGACGCGGCCGCCGCCGCGGGCGAGATCCGCTCCGACCTCACCGCGTACCCCCTCATGCGCGGCATCGGAAACCTCTGCATCGGCGCCGAGAGCGACCCCCGCTACGACGCACGCCAACTGGTCGCGCTGCTCGTCGCCGGACTACGCCGGCCCTGCTGA
- a CDS encoding peptidoglycan DD-metalloendopeptidase family protein — MLRALVLMSVAGLVLAAVPASAAPPRAAAGAKPLFQLPFPCGTNWELDTWGHDPALDMVVEGNTGSDGLPVLASAAGTVSATYWNDGSGNTIQISHGNGWFTAYYHLKDDPDTYVKKGDAVQPSTRIGRIGTSGASDWAHLHYEQRFLASGDFTDERHRVPAYFDGVAYTGAGKDWPSVTSRNCTGTPAAWQDCPSGSVCFYSGADGTGAVCRSASDEPESRCGLRRSFFNNGTPQPGYDHVQVYFGEGGTACLHYGWDEGRGNLPAGGRTIERFEWRGECGVPASLYRND; from the coding sequence ATGCTGCGTGCGCTGGTGCTGATGTCCGTGGCGGGACTCGTCCTGGCGGCCGTGCCCGCCTCGGCCGCGCCCCCGAGGGCGGCGGCCGGGGCGAAGCCGCTGTTCCAGCTGCCGTTCCCGTGCGGCACGAACTGGGAGCTGGACACCTGGGGCCACGACCCCGCACTGGACATGGTGGTGGAGGGGAACACCGGATCCGACGGCCTGCCCGTCCTGGCGTCCGCCGCCGGTACGGTGTCCGCCACGTACTGGAACGACGGCTCGGGCAACACGATCCAGATCAGCCACGGCAACGGCTGGTTCACGGCGTACTACCACCTGAAGGACGATCCGGACACCTACGTCAAGAAGGGCGACGCCGTCCAGCCGTCCACGCGGATCGGTCGGATCGGCACGTCGGGCGCCTCGGACTGGGCCCACCTGCACTACGAGCAACGCTTCCTGGCCTCCGGCGACTTCACCGACGAGAGACACCGGGTTCCGGCCTACTTCGACGGCGTCGCGTACACGGGCGCGGGGAAGGACTGGCCCAGCGTGACGAGCCGCAACTGCACCGGCACTCCTGCAGCGTGGCAGGACTGCCCCTCCGGCTCCGTCTGCTTCTATTCGGGAGCCGACGGCACGGGCGCCGTCTGCCGCTCCGCCTCCGACGAGCCCGAAAGCCGCTGCGGCCTGCGCAGATCCTTCTTCAACAACGGTACGCCCCAGCCGGGTTACGACCACGTCCAGGTGTACTTCGGGGAGGGCGGTACGGCCTGCCTGCACTACGGCTGGGACGAGGGGCGCGGAAACCTCCCCGCCGGCGGCCGGACCATCGAGCGCTTCGAGTGGCGCGGCGAGTGTGGAGTACCGGCCAGTCTTTACAGAAACGATTGA
- a CDS encoding pyridoxamine 5'-phosphate oxidase family protein, whose product MQPSEITEVLNRPASRELLARDVTRLAYVAKDGTPRVVPISFVWNGSEIVMCTPTNAPKLPALRQNPAVALTMDTEEVHPPKILLLRGRAELDVVDGIPDEFLRANGSQAMTPEQRVAWEAEVRSLYDGMVRIVVTPAWAKLIDFETTLPSAVEELVRQRSERG is encoded by the coding sequence GTGCAGCCGAGCGAGATCACCGAGGTCCTGAACCGTCCGGCCAGCCGGGAACTCCTGGCCCGCGACGTGACCCGCCTGGCCTACGTGGCCAAGGACGGCACGCCCCGGGTCGTTCCGATCAGCTTCGTCTGGAACGGCTCGGAAATCGTCATGTGCACACCGACGAACGCCCCGAAGCTCCCGGCCCTGCGCCAGAATCCGGCCGTCGCCCTGACGATGGACACCGAAGAGGTGCACCCGCCGAAGATCCTGCTGCTCCGCGGTCGGGCCGAGCTGGACGTGGTCGACGGCATCCCGGACGAGTTCCTTCGGGCGAACGGCAGCCAGGCGATGACGCCGGAGCAGCGGGTCGCCTGGGAGGCCGAGGTCCGATCGCTGTACGACGGCATGGTCCGGATCGTCGTGACCCCGGCATGGGCGAAGCTGATCGACTTCGAAACGACCCTGCCGAGCGCGGTGGAGGAACTGGTCCGGCAGCGGAGCGAACGCGGCTGA
- a CDS encoding protein kinase domain-containing protein — protein MTGRAGRRGALAVPPGYRIGPWVVGRLLGAGAFGSVYAARRAVPEPGLPGRAALKLLPTGTRTPRQLRHLSELAARETEVLRRVCTPRLIRMYEVLTLDDPGRPELDGATVLVLEQAKGSLDALLAGGVPPAGPALLAQVCEGLDQLHRAGWVHGDLKPGNVLLMPDGTARLGDFNTAAELEGTHAYSPAFATPDYTPPDLLWSEVGERGTKIRPTADIWAFGVLAHVVLTGSLPLPGGTSAARRDAALRYARGEEELRLSPELPEPWRDIVGDCLARSHADRARHTAASLLGRVEAAATGRAAPRRTAKVSRAHDPRRRRRRMLITAGTAALAVLGVVWGSGLLPLRGAAESGYDRCRRGAVCFFAQEDGRGEMCSWVDGDTDWSDGQGPCPWAARSGPRSVYNNGFDLAEGASQVDVLYYAQPDRRELLGCVKVRTRTNLTGSDRPRSHAWVPNC, from the coding sequence CTGACCGGGCGGGCCGGGCGGCGGGGCGCCCTCGCCGTCCCGCCGGGCTACCGGATCGGCCCCTGGGTCGTCGGCCGGCTGCTCGGGGCCGGCGCCTTCGGCAGCGTGTACGCGGCTCGACGCGCCGTCCCCGAGCCGGGACTGCCGGGACGGGCCGCGCTCAAGCTCCTCCCGACCGGCACCCGTACCCCGCGCCAGCTGCGCCACCTGAGCGAGCTCGCCGCCCGCGAGACCGAGGTGCTGCGCCGGGTGTGCACGCCCCGGCTGATCCGGATGTACGAGGTGCTCACGCTGGACGACCCCGGCCGCCCCGAACTCGACGGCGCCACCGTGCTCGTCCTGGAGCAGGCGAAGGGGTCCCTGGACGCCCTGCTGGCCGGCGGAGTGCCGCCGGCGGGGCCCGCCCTCCTGGCCCAGGTCTGCGAGGGGCTCGACCAACTGCACCGGGCGGGCTGGGTGCACGGCGACCTCAAGCCCGGGAACGTCCTGCTGATGCCCGACGGGACGGCGCGCCTCGGCGACTTCAACACGGCGGCGGAGCTGGAGGGCACCCACGCGTACTCGCCGGCCTTCGCGACGCCCGACTACACCCCGCCGGACCTCCTCTGGTCGGAGGTCGGCGAACGCGGGACGAAGATCCGTCCCACCGCCGACATCTGGGCCTTCGGCGTACTGGCCCACGTCGTCCTGACCGGCTCGCTGCCGCTGCCGGGCGGCACGTCCGCGGCCCGCCGGGACGCGGCGCTCCGCTACGCCAGGGGCGAGGAGGAACTGCGCCTGTCGCCGGAACTGCCGGAGCCCTGGCGCGACATCGTCGGCGACTGCCTGGCCCGCAGCCACGCGGACCGGGCCCGGCACACCGCGGCGTCACTGCTGGGCCGGGTCGAGGCGGCGGCCACCGGCCGGGCCGCGCCGAGGCGCACAGCGAAGGTCTCGCGCGCCCACGACCCGCGACGACGGCGGCGCCGCATGCTGATCACGGCCGGGACGGCGGCGCTCGCGGTCCTGGGGGTCGTATGGGGCTCGGGCCTGCTCCCGTTGAGGGGCGCAGCCGAGTCGGGGTACGACCGGTGCCGGCGCGGGGCCGTCTGCTTCTTCGCGCAGGAGGACGGCCGGGGCGAGATGTGCTCCTGGGTCGACGGCGACACCGACTGGAGCGACGGCCAGGGACCCTGCCCGTGGGCGGCCCGCAGCGGGCCCCGCTCGGTCTACAACAACGGCTTCGACCTCGCCGAGGGGGCGAGCCAGGTCGACGTCCTGTACTACGCGCAGCCCGACCGGCGGGAGCTGCTGGGCTGCGTGAAGGTGCGCACCAGGACGAACCTCACCGGCTCGGACCGGCCGCGCTCCCACGCCTGGGTCCCGAACTGCTGA
- a CDS encoding RidA family protein: MAITLVNPGGLPEIDAYRQVSIATGSKLVFTAGQVAWDADGVTVGEGDLAAQVARCYLNVATALAEAGAGFDDVAKLTVYVVDWTPDKMPLLMEGIARAATKLGVTAAPPATLLGVAALDVPEHLVEIEATAVID, encoded by the coding sequence ATGGCCATCACCCTGGTGAACCCCGGCGGACTGCCGGAGATCGACGCCTACCGGCAGGTGTCGATCGCGACCGGGTCGAAGCTGGTGTTCACGGCCGGACAGGTCGCCTGGGACGCCGACGGGGTCACGGTCGGCGAGGGTGACCTCGCCGCTCAAGTCGCCCGGTGCTATCTCAACGTCGCCACCGCCCTGGCCGAGGCCGGTGCCGGCTTCGACGACGTGGCGAAGCTGACCGTCTACGTCGTCGACTGGACCCCCGACAAGATGCCCCTGCTCATGGAGGGGATCGCCCGGGCGGCCACCAAGCTGGGCGTCACCGCGGCACCCCCGGCCACGCTGCTGGGCGTTGCGGCACTGGACGTACCCGAGCACCTGGTCGAGATCGAAGCCACCGCGGTGATCGACTGA
- a CDS encoding alpha/beta fold hydrolase, translating into MNTEHALPPSHLDVVLMGSGPALLLAHGAGGGIHGNFGIGIDDLARDHTLIGPHYPGAGGSPVAAAPLDLDELADQLVASALAAGQESFAVLGESLGSAVAVRVAARHPERVTALVLTAGFAVADPVVGLAARLIKTLAGAGQWSDVARLACLSCMSPTDLATIAPSELEALVAGTRAGMPPGTVDHFDLVSRVDVRADLENLSVPTLVVAPTGDRLVHPESSRRLAAGIPGARLLELPGAAHVLNDADRATWLRHVRAFLGALPAVSA; encoded by the coding sequence ATGAACACCGAGCACGCGCTTCCTCCCTCTCACCTCGACGTCGTCCTCATGGGCAGCGGCCCCGCCTTGCTGCTCGCCCACGGCGCCGGCGGCGGCATCCACGGCAACTTCGGCATCGGGATCGACGACCTCGCCCGCGACCACACGCTCATCGGCCCTCACTACCCGGGGGCGGGCGGCTCTCCGGTGGCCGCCGCGCCCTTGGATCTGGACGAACTCGCCGACCAACTGGTCGCCTCCGCTCTGGCTGCGGGGCAGGAGTCGTTCGCCGTGCTCGGCGAGTCGCTGGGCAGCGCCGTGGCCGTCCGTGTCGCCGCCCGGCATCCCGAGCGGGTCACGGCGCTCGTCCTGACCGCCGGGTTCGCCGTGGCGGACCCCGTCGTAGGGTTGGCTGCGCGGCTCATCAAGACCCTGGCCGGGGCAGGCCAGTGGAGCGACGTGGCCCGGCTCGCCTGCCTTTCGTGCATGTCGCCGACCGACCTGGCGACCATCGCTCCGTCCGAGCTCGAGGCACTGGTGGCCGGGACCCGGGCCGGGATGCCGCCCGGCACGGTGGACCACTTCGACCTGGTGTCCCGCGTCGACGTCCGGGCAGACCTCGAGAACCTGTCCGTGCCCACCCTGGTGGTGGCGCCCACCGGCGACCGGCTGGTGCACCCCGAGAGCTCGCGGCGTCTGGCGGCAGGCATCCCGGGCGCCAGGCTGCTCGAACTGCCCGGCGCGGCCCACGTCCTGAACGACGCCGACCGCGCGACGTGGCTCCGGCACGTCCGTGCGTTCCTCGGCGCGTTGCCCGCGGTGTCGGCCTGA
- a CDS encoding GOLPH3/VPS74 family protein, protein MTTAKDLFIIAMDPQPDRSVGQGDLSLALAGAELIDLIGAQAVALDGDSIVPGQQPALDDRQLGEASAALVRQVPYEQVEDWLWRRGRDLAAAYQAALEADGQLARGRSGRSLFGAERLEVVDSPARREAVGRWEADEPVLAALAAVVGIASGPTEEQPGLDDEAVTTVLAVVNDAVMELEAVRQRRSIEKAAFSNVWRGP, encoded by the coding sequence ATGACCACGGCGAAAGACCTGTTCATCATCGCCATGGACCCGCAGCCGGACCGTTCGGTGGGGCAGGGGGACCTGTCGCTCGCACTCGCGGGAGCCGAGCTGATCGATCTCATCGGCGCACAGGCAGTCGCCTTGGACGGGGACAGCATCGTGCCGGGTCAGCAGCCGGCGCTGGATGACCGCCAGCTGGGCGAGGCGTCGGCGGCGCTGGTTCGGCAGGTGCCGTACGAGCAGGTCGAGGACTGGCTGTGGCGCAGGGGCCGCGACCTCGCGGCGGCGTACCAGGCCGCCCTCGAGGCGGACGGTCAACTGGCTCGGGGGCGAAGCGGCCGGTCGCTCTTCGGGGCCGAGCGCCTGGAAGTGGTCGATTCACCTGCTCGCCGCGAGGCCGTCGGCCGCTGGGAGGCGGACGAACCCGTGCTCGCCGCCCTCGCGGCGGTCGTGGGGATTGCGAGCGGGCCGACCGAGGAGCAGCCGGGCCTCGACGACGAAGCGGTGACGACCGTGCTGGCCGTCGTCAACGACGCGGTGATGGAGCTGGAAGCCGTGCGCCAGAGGCGATCCATCGAGAAGGCGGCGTTCTCCAACGTCTGGCGCGGTCCGTGA
- a CDS encoding MerR family transcriptional regulator: MKEMVRRTGVHERLLRYYEQQGLLAPQRLSSGYRVYGEADVETVRRIRCLLAAGLPTAMIAQVLPCLRPDDDRLVPTCPDLLTRLEQERERITRSIEELQASRTLLDSVLMPPRPRSEATGGGHE, from the coding sequence ATGAAGGAGATGGTCCGGCGTACGGGAGTCCATGAACGGCTGCTGCGCTACTACGAACAGCAAGGGCTGCTGGCTCCCCAACGCCTGTCGAGCGGCTACCGGGTCTACGGCGAGGCGGATGTGGAGACCGTGCGCCGTATCCGTTGCCTGCTGGCGGCGGGACTTCCCACCGCGATGATCGCCCAGGTGCTGCCTTGCCTCCGCCCGGACGACGACCGCCTGGTGCCCACCTGCCCCGACTTGCTGACCCGGTTGGAGCAGGAACGGGAGCGGATCACCCGCTCCATCGAGGAGCTGCAGGCTTCCCGCACCCTCCTCGACTCCGTCCTGATGCCGCCCCGTCCCCGGTCGGAAGCGACCGGGGGCGGGCATGAGTGA
- a CDS encoding FHA domain-containing protein produces the protein MYSIVVVPGPTMSPAAQIRLAPGQTLRFGRESAGDGRLHVPHAGVSRSAGEITATGTYWSLSNLSRASTYVVENPEGAGEHIKIAPGRLGAPVPFEFARLVLPAGSELLTLDVWAPRHDYADQDEPAEPGGEPTVLAFPLDRSSRYFLVLTALCEPRLRGEPHAPLPTVEQVVERLRPSWPGANRAAVQWSIDYLAVKLRLKPGPDTADPGPRLVGKKDTLVSLALRFDLVREHDLAALPAAPTGTAP, from the coding sequence GTGTACAGCATCGTCGTGGTTCCGGGACCCACCATGTCCCCGGCCGCACAGATCCGCCTGGCACCGGGGCAGACCCTCCGGTTCGGCCGCGAGAGCGCGGGCGACGGCCGCCTGCACGTCCCGCACGCCGGCGTCTCGCGCTCCGCGGGGGAGATCACCGCCACCGGCACGTACTGGTCGCTCAGCAACCTGAGCCGTGCGTCCACTTACGTGGTCGAGAACCCGGAGGGCGCCGGCGAACACATCAAGATCGCGCCCGGCCGGCTGGGCGCACCCGTCCCCTTCGAGTTCGCCCGCCTCGTCCTGCCGGCCGGCTCCGAACTGCTCACGCTGGACGTCTGGGCGCCGCGCCACGACTACGCCGACCAGGACGAGCCCGCCGAGCCCGGCGGGGAGCCGACGGTGCTCGCCTTCCCGCTCGACCGCTCCAGCCGGTACTTCCTGGTCCTGACCGCCCTCTGCGAGCCGCGGCTGCGCGGCGAACCGCACGCTCCACTGCCCACCGTCGAGCAGGTCGTCGAACGGCTGAGGCCGTCGTGGCCGGGCGCGAACCGGGCCGCCGTGCAGTGGAGCATCGACTACCTCGCGGTCAAGCTCCGCCTCAAGCCAGGCCCCGACACGGCGGATCCGGGACCGCGGCTGGTCGGCAAGAAGGACACCCTGGTGTCACTGGCCCTGCGCTTCGACCTGGTCCGCGAGCACGACCTGGCGGCCCTGCCGGCCGCCCCGACCGGTACCGCCCCCTGA
- a CDS encoding amidohydrolase family protein — MNLQANAFDAVLTRIRRRPTGQRRILFSGATIVTMDPALGVIDRGDLLVEGDTITAVGGDLGGGDLGGGDAVVVDATGTILAPGFVDTHRHAWQTQLRRIMPDVDDLGGYVMATLAGHATVYRPEDMYIGTRLAALTAIDNGITTMLDFSHNSRTREHSDAAIQALLGTGIRGVHASMGPHFGDWDRQWPGDLARVKDRYFSSDDQLLTLRLAALATDEIAGPGLAYGPGLAEAAEELGIGVSVDAVFGTASSKAVLRWAEEGILGPDVTLIHSTGLNSEAWKAMGETGTTVSLAPTSDAQIGLETAVPAVDEALSAGIRPGLSIDVEVALASDMFTQMRTLHALQRMRAVNAAYGTDRQPSRITTHDVLDFATLQGARTNGLAGVTGSLTPGKKADLLVIQAEDLNNMPLNDPIGTIVLGSDPRNISAVLINGEPRKWNGQVLDVDLPALRSAVHASRAYVLNTPAA; from the coding sequence ATGAACCTCCAAGCCAACGCCTTCGATGCCGTCCTCACGCGGATCCGGCGCCGGCCCACAGGTCAGCGGCGCATCCTCTTCTCCGGCGCGACGATCGTCACCATGGACCCCGCCCTCGGCGTCATCGACCGCGGCGACCTCCTCGTCGAGGGCGACACGATCACCGCGGTCGGCGGCGACCTCGGCGGGGGCGACCTCGGCGGGGGCGACGCCGTGGTCGTCGACGCCACCGGCACGATCCTCGCCCCCGGCTTCGTCGACACCCACCGGCATGCCTGGCAGACCCAGCTGCGCCGGATCATGCCGGACGTCGACGACCTGGGCGGCTACGTCATGGCCACCCTGGCTGGCCACGCGACCGTCTACCGGCCCGAGGACATGTACATCGGCACCCGGCTGGCCGCCCTGACGGCGATCGACAACGGTATCACGACGATGCTCGACTTCTCCCACAACTCCCGCACCCGCGAGCACTCCGACGCCGCGATCCAGGCCCTCCTCGGCACCGGAATCCGCGGAGTGCACGCCTCCATGGGTCCGCACTTCGGCGACTGGGACCGGCAGTGGCCCGGCGATCTCGCCCGTGTCAAGGACCGGTACTTCAGCAGCGACGACCAGCTGCTGACCCTGCGACTGGCCGCCTTGGCCACCGACGAGATCGCCGGACCCGGACTCGCCTACGGACCCGGACTCGCCGAAGCGGCCGAAGAACTGGGCATCGGAGTGAGTGTGGACGCCGTCTTCGGCACGGCGTCCTCCAAGGCGGTGCTGCGCTGGGCCGAGGAAGGCATCCTCGGCCCCGACGTGACCCTCATCCACTCCACCGGACTCAACTCCGAGGCATGGAAGGCCATGGGGGAGACCGGCACCACCGTGTCGCTCGCCCCCACCTCCGACGCCCAGATCGGCCTGGAGACCGCGGTTCCCGCCGTCGACGAGGCCCTGTCCGCCGGTATCCGCCCCGGCCTCAGCATCGACGTCGAAGTCGCCCTGGCCAGCGACATGTTCACCCAGATGCGGACCCTGCACGCCCTCCAGCGGATGCGCGCGGTCAACGCCGCCTACGGCACCGACCGGCAGCCCTCCCGGATCACCACCCACGACGTCCTGGACTTCGCCACCCTCCAGGGTGCCCGGACCAACGGACTCGCGGGCGTCACCGGCTCGCTCACACCGGGCAAGAAGGCCGACCTGCTGGTCATCCAGGCCGAGGACCTCAACAACATGCCGCTCAACGACCCCATCGGCACCATCGTCCTGGGCTCCGACCCGCGCAACATCAGCGCGGTCCTGATCAACGGCGAACCCCGCAAGTGGAACGGACAGGTCCTCGACGTCGACCTCCCCGCGCTGCGCAGTGCCGTACACGCCTCGCGCGCGTACGTGCTGAACACCCCGGCCGCCTGA
- a CDS encoding serine hydrolase domain-containing protein, translating into MKPTHVRLRRACAAAAVASVLIAPAVAGSASGATSSARSVTADTPFPQLTPAVAAQLDAAIRQVMRQTKVPGVTVGLWAPGKGSYVKTFGVADKATGAPMTTGLHVRIGSETKTFTVTALLQLVDRHKVGLDDPIGTYIAGVPNGNRITLRELAGMRSGLFNYTLDENFSKKLEADPEQSFTTRQLLGYAFEHPVQFAPGAKFDYSNTNLILLGLVVEKVTGRPLHEVITKDVLAPAGLRRTVFPTSAAMPVPYAHGYTDQTASGKIEDATGWNPSWAWAAGAMVSDLEDLRSWARTLATGRLLTPATQAERLKTTPMNLEGDGYGLGIFNVQGWIGHNGSIPGYEVLPVYLPQARATMVILLNTDDSYHGQEPSTLFGEAVTGIVTPDHVYPGHKPFVGRSG; encoded by the coding sequence GTGAAGCCAACCCACGTCCGGCTGCGCCGGGCCTGCGCGGCTGCTGCCGTCGCAAGCGTGCTCATCGCCCCGGCGGTCGCGGGCTCCGCATCCGGGGCGACTTCCTCGGCGCGGTCCGTCACCGCCGACACGCCCTTCCCGCAGCTCACGCCGGCCGTCGCGGCGCAGCTGGACGCCGCCATCCGTCAGGTCATGCGCCAGACGAAGGTGCCGGGCGTGACCGTGGGCCTGTGGGCCCCCGGCAAGGGGAGTTACGTGAAGACCTTCGGGGTGGCGGACAAGGCGACCGGCGCGCCCATGACCACCGGGCTCCACGTGCGCATCGGCAGTGAGACCAAGACGTTCACCGTCACCGCCCTGCTCCAGCTGGTCGACCGACACAAGGTCGGCCTGGACGACCCCATCGGCACCTACATCGCGGGTGTTCCGAACGGGAACCGCATCACCCTGCGCGAACTGGCGGGCATGCGCAGCGGGCTCTTCAACTACACCCTGGACGAGAACTTCAGCAAGAAGCTCGAGGCCGATCCCGAACAGTCCTTCACCACCCGGCAGTTGCTCGGCTACGCCTTCGAACACCCCGTGCAGTTCGCGCCGGGCGCGAAGTTCGACTACTCCAACACCAACCTGATCCTGCTCGGACTGGTGGTGGAGAAGGTCACCGGCCGGCCGCTCCACGAGGTCATCACGAAGGACGTCCTGGCGCCGGCCGGGCTCCGCCGTACGGTCTTCCCCACGAGCGCGGCCATGCCGGTGCCCTACGCGCACGGCTACACCGACCAGACGGCCTCGGGCAAGATCGAGGACGCGACCGGCTGGAACCCTTCCTGGGCCTGGGCTGCCGGGGCGATGGTCTCCGACCTGGAGGATCTGCGCAGTTGGGCCCGCACCCTCGCCACCGGCAGGCTGCTGACGCCCGCGACCCAGGCCGAGCGCTTGAAGACCACCCCGATGAACCTCGAAGGTGACGGCTACGGGCTGGGCATCTTCAACGTCCAGGGCTGGATCGGTCACAACGGCTCGATCCCCGGATACGAGGTCCTGCCCGTCTACCTGCCGCAGGCCCGGGCGACCATGGTCATCCTGCTCAACACCGACGACAGTTACCATGGCCAGGAGCCCAGCACGCTCTTCGGTGAGGCGGTCACCGGCATCGTGACCCCCGATCACGTGTACCCCGGCCACAAGCCGTTCGTGGGCAGAAGCGGTTGA